taaataaaaattttatagaagaTAAATCTTGACTCGTATATCAATTTTGTTTTTCATCAATCCACTTAACTTTTTTCAAATTAAAAGATAcgttcaatcaaaatttttcttgaaaaactttGGTTTAACTTGTCCATTTCGAAATCCAAATGATAAAATTTGGATCTAATCATTAATTGCACAACTCCCATTAGGAGGGAGGATGCCACATTATAGATTTCGAAaaattatctgatatttttttaaaaaaaagatcatcaTTTTAATAGAGCATCTTATAATCAAGTTATGATTCCTGAAAATTTGATATGAGATTCAATTTCTTGATGTGATGGATCTCACTTTCAGATTTTGTCTGATCCTCTCTATAGCATCTAAAGTAGTCACCATAGTGAATCTAGTAATCCTTTTAGATCAATCAAGTGCATTGTAATAAGTGGGTTGGTCTTTGAAATTGCATTCAAATTAAAGCATGCTCTAAAGATAAGGATACCTCCATCTATATTACAAAGTTAAGAAGTTATGATATATTTCTCGAtgtaaattacaaaaaaaaaaaccttagaTTAGGGATAAATTATACTTATACTcaataatttgaaaaatataCACTTACACCTTTGAGGTTTATTTTTATCCAACATTTTAACATATAACTGAACAGAACATTAATTAAACCGTCAACTTTAAATAGGATACAAATAtcacatcaaaaaattttaaaagtaactAAAATAACTTTAAGTGATGACAACCACCTAagaacataaaaaatatatatcctcctccttttttaagaataattttaattttttatatgctataaGATTTCACTAACATCGTTAATTTTAATTAGGTGTAAGTACAGATTTTATGAACTATTTGATGTAAGTGTAATAAATctaaacttcaaaaaaaaaaatttataatttactctatttTTTAATGTCTCATTCCATGTCATAATAGTGTCATTTTGATAAaaagatttcaaatgaaagatgaagCATAAGTCTATGCTTCTTAGGACATGTGTTCTCTTGAAGccattttttttaactattgtttgatattatttttattttatttttttaaaaaaataaaaaataaaaaattattatatcttattttaaaatttaaaatataaatatataaaatataattagttattttaaaaaatataaatatgataatgACTGCAAAGATGGTGACACTTGTAGCAAAGATTATGGAAACCATAATGGTGATGATGGTTATAGTCATGGTGGAGTATTGATGTTATAGTAGTTGTAACGATGATAGTAGTGATTATATGGTAGACTCCATGGGAGCGGCAACTACATGATGGAGGTGGTGCAAAAAAGTTCGGATGATGGTGTTGGCAATGACGGTGTGACGAAGATAATGATAGTGTAGATAATGGTGGTGGTGAAAATAATAGTGATAGTGGTGGAGATCTTATAGCAGCAGTGATAGCAACGATGATGATGGTAGAAATAATGGTAGCAACAATAATAATGTTAGTAGTCGATGGTATTAGTGATGGTGGCAAAAGatacaagttttattttttttaaaaaaaaagtgaatGCAATTCaatctagaaaaaataatttttgattttgtttTCGGACCATATTCGGCCATTTTCTTAATGGATAAAGTTGTTCATATCAAATTTGATAATcttcataaattaaaaatttcttattttatttcataaaaataattaaaaaataaaatataaaaataataatattagatatattattttatttttatttttcttgttgaTTCTTTAAAACATCTTGAGATCACTTttgccaaagaaaaaaaaaaacatcttgaGATCACAACGTTTCTACGGTCATCAATTTTAAGACTACAACATGCCATGTTGATTCGTTAGGTCGAACATGCTGCGGAGAAACTTTGTACGGTTAGCTGATCCAAACATCATCCTTTTGGACTGTTGCCGCACTTTTCACAGATCACCATCAACAGAAAAAGCTTAGCCTATCTGGCACTAACTACTGAGGTaataatgattttcaaaatttccaACTAACCGGAGGATCTTTTAAGCTAAAATATTAAGAAgggtttttttctaaaaatacccttataaaaatttaaatttatgtaaTTTTCTTCTAAAACCACTAATTACATCTGTACCCTCGTCAAACTTTATTTTTGCACGAATGGTTCTAATATAACGATTCCGTTAATAAAAtccataattatttcaatttaaaattaagtaaaattttaaaattatattttcatcattgaagGCCGTTTCTGGTCGCTATTTCCTTCTTCCCTATGTTATCGTGGTTTCCTTCTCCCCTCTGTTTCCGTGATCCTTTAAACAGCTATCCCCAGGCCCCAAGTAGAAAAGACCTTGAGAACTAATCCACATGATAtcgaaatcaaattagaaatacgAACCTACCTTACCAATTTTCTCCATTTTCTGAGATCTATAAAATTTTCTTGGCAGTGTCCCTTTTAATACCTCAGTAAGCTTTGAAATGATGAACCCCTGATCATGCTCATCTCATCCTTTTAAGAAGAATCATCTACTTCtaaccccccccaaaaaaaaaaatcatctatggCGCCTGAAAATTTGAGATCACACTTGTCCATCAGAACAAAGTTGCGTTCTCCACCAAATCATCCcactcaaaataatattttatcacaaTTACTAACATGGAACTGACTCCTCTTTGAGAGCCGCTCCATCTTAAGAAGGTACAATTTAATCAAGCTTATCTTTCTCACCATCATCTACCTCATAGTCTGCATCAACTCGACACCAAGACTGATGCCTCCATTTTGATCCTGATTTTGATTTGGATCGTGAACCAAACATGTCCCGTGCTTCTAACCATTTGCATTAAATTATACCATACCGGGCTTTTGATTGTGATCTAATCCCAGAATTCGCTTCAAGAAATGATTTAAGCTCATGATGTTTTCATGTGTTTGTAAGGCAATTAGTCATTGTCCATGAGATGATTACAAGCTGGAGGCCTCTATCATTAATTCTTGCCATCAAATTGCCGCGGGAATCCAATTCTCTGATTTCCCAAAATACTCGCGGCCGATGAGAATGTGAGTGCGTTATCGGTGACCGACCGTTATATTGCTATATCGGTATCACGGCATGTAGCATTGAAGCCTCGTTGTGTCTgtaaagaaaagcaaaaaaaaaaaagcctttatGTGTTTCTCCAGGGCAAGGGAACCCGCAGTATAAATGTGAAACCAATTGACGGTGTATATTCCCAGAATATCCTTATAAGGATAAAAAAGAAGTCCGGAAACAGTGAAGTGAACTCAATAACTTGCCATACTTGGATAATATTTAAACGTCCACGAGTACCGGCATGTGGAGGATGTTATTTTTCCAACACCTCCTGAGGTGCAATACAGCaataagataaattataataaataaaatatttaaataataattatttttatatataaagtaATGAATTGTAATTATAATTAAGCAAAAACTTCCGCCATTAACATCGGATTCATTAATACTAATATCCATATCATGAACGGAAAATTCCGTACAAGTTGAACCTGCGTGTAAAATCTTCCATCACCCATGTTAGCCCTGTACGACGTGCACGGCAGTTTttccaataatttttaaaatataataagataacGTAACATAATAAGTAATGGACTCTAATGATACTTGAGTATATTAATATAACATTTTTTTTGTCACAATTGTAATGTGGTATGTATGTGTGTTTGGATCCATTTGAAGATGCTTGCATGTTTTTTTTTCAGTTAAGATGCACTAGGTTATATCAAGCAAAcgacttcttcctttttttttttgacagaaaaTCGAGGAAATAAATTACTCATAACCTAGTCGAAAAGCTAATCAGGCTTTGATGCATTACTCATATAATTATATATCTAACTAGAACGGGGTAGCCGAGCCACTGGATCGAAAGCATTTCAGTCCAGAAAGATTTTTGCTCGGGACTTTCCAAAGTGTCTCCATAAACTTTATTATAAAATTGCTTACCAAGACCCAACCCACACGCactacgttttttttttttttccttttctttggaAGAAGCACTATTCTGCCGACTTAAGCACCCGCGCGCTCCCAGACACTTCTCCACGAATAACGAAGCATTGTGCTTAAGTATTAACCAgctaattttagattaattagtgCATGGAGGTAAATGGAACAACTGGAAGGAGGAGAGGAAAGGGAGTCGGTAGGGAAGCAAGTAGCACGGCAAATAAAGATGTGGTTTTCCTTGGAAGGGTGGGATTGGAGCAATACCAAACTTTTGCAAGGAGTTCTCTTTGCCCCTCCCACTCAGTCAGGAATTGTTTTAACAGTCATCCGGTCATTTCAAGCAGattacattttttttattatctatgTTTTTTTTTAAAGGCTCCTGAGAATGGAAATGGAAAACACCCTTGAACTTATTGAAATTTGCATATATGCCGACTTTCAAATTAAAGACCAAGAGTGGTAGTAGATCTGTCCTAACAAGTTGCTggtgggttttaaaaaatttgaaagcttTGCTACAAAATTACGACCTAATCCCACGAGTGGCTCCACGTAGAAAATATTGATGACACATCAATAGGCGAAATCGGACATCTTGAGCTACTCCATCTTATCCTTTTCCTTATTTATTGATTTGATAATGTGATGCTATTCATAAATATAACATCCAAGCTATGTTGTGCACTAGATTGTGAAGAAAAGAGCAAATATTAGTGAGTTCCGTTTTTGCGACTGGATGTTTGGCTGTTTTCgaatgccaaaaatttttgttcttatcttttttttttttttcaaaattttgtgaCGCCGATTTTTGTAGAACCTCATAAATAATTCAAGATAGTTATGACCgtaaaagaataaaaatcaactatgAAGAAACAATTAAAGAACATGACTTGGTAAACAAAaatgttttaatttatttttatcatattccCTTGGTAAGGAATGGTTATTGCTTACTATTTTCTTTAATTGCTTCAAGGAGGAGAAGACAAAGTAGCTGACTAacgttgatgaatttttttgatAATCATAATGCATGTTAATAATATCTAGTCAAGTAATTGATGATGTCAACACGGTGTTCATAACATATGTTGTAAAATTTTGTTTATCTGTGTTAGTTGAATAACTGATAACATTAGGTTTGAAAGAAACATCTTTAGAGGGTTTGATATAaggtttaaatttatttaattcttaATAAATTGATCTCCAATACTAGCTGACTATCGACCCACCAACTACAACAACCCAAAAGAAatatcaactttttttttttaatgtaatagGACATGGCATTTTGATATAgttgtatttaaaaaattatattacatGATAGAGGCACTTGCATTGGACTAACTATTAATCAAATAGACCATTACAAGCAACACCCCCTTAGAAACCAAGCAAAAATCTATACACATAGCAGGGGACCACTAGGAGCACCATGGGTGGTGTGGCTGTAGATAAAATCCAAACAAATATCCTATTATTGCACTAATCTTGCCTGCagtttagattttgaaattgtaaaaaaaaataaataaaattgaaatttttaatttttatttttcagcaaaaaggaaaagaagtgaCCGTATCGCATGCTCACGcacactctctctcctcctctctgaATAGACTAAAAACTTCTTTTATAAGTCCACTGGATTTTCTtcatccaattcctcctttcctctcccttccctcttttcctctcctcgGCTCGCCAAAATCTCTGACCTCCGCCTCTCGCCGCCGGAGCGTCGCGGATTGAATCCCAGCGCCGAATGGGACTCCGATCCGCTCTCAAGGTGGGAATTTGACGCGATCTCCGATGGGTTTGTGCCGCATGGAGGCCTAGGGTGGAGGCAGTGGCGGAGGAGCTGCTTGACGAGAAGATGAAGAGAGGGCGGCGGCTTCATTTGGAGCAGCGGATCTCGGCGGAGTTCCTGGTGTTTTGATGGAAGCGGTTCTGAGGTCCTCTGAGTCGATTTATGGAGGTGAAGCCCTCGCGTCCCTGTGGGGTGTGGTCGGGGGCGGCATTTCCGGTGCTGGCTCGATGTTTGATGGTCGCGATCGAGGTAAGTCCTCTCTGATCCGTTGCCTTGGAGCGGAGGGATGTTATTTCGAGTTTTTTTTGAATGTTGTCGGGGCGCTGATATTATTGGCGAGAGGAATTTGGATAAAGTGGGGAAATTGGAGAGACTCGTTGGCGTGCTAGGGCGTTTGCGTGTTTGATAGCAAGTCTAATGGTTTATGCAGATCTGGTGATAGGGACGGCGAAATTAGGGACTCTGTGGTTTAGGGTTTACTATTTTGCTCCCGTTTTTTCCGAAAAGTTTGAACTTTGATGCGGTTTCTTTTCAGTTACTGGTGGTGGAATTGTTACGAGAGGTCGTTTTTCGTTGTTTTCTGCagtttttgaacccttcatgagGTTTCTCATTTCGTTGCTTTTGAGTTTCGGATCGATCTTTTTTTGTTGCTTTTGAGTTTCGGATCGATCTTTTCCCTTCTTTGTTTCCTGTTTATCTGTTGTCTTTTTTGTACAAAtcgacagttttttttttttgttttttaaatattttttctcacACTTACGCCTCATATCCGAAGGAGAGATCCCGGCCATCCTTTGATTGATGATGTTCGATGGTCGATCCATTTTGATTAATGGAAAGATCAGCTACTTCTGTTTACCACTTAGACTGGATTATTTCTGTTTCCACCTTGTGTGTAATTTTCTTTTTCCTTGTTTTTCTCTTTCCAGGCTTTAGCTTCAGGTCTACTGTATCCTATAATATCAATCGGATCTTAACATGTGCTTCCTTCTTTTCTGCATTAGATTGTGTTGCTTCTGACATGGGTTGGAGGGACTTACGCCAATTCTGAAGACAATAAGCCATTGCATTGGCATGGTCCTGAAGTAGGGGACAAAGATGTTTATCTCACACACTCATGCATCCATGATCAAATACTCCATGAGAGGCGGCGTCCTGGTCGCAAGGAGTACTCTGTCACTCCTCAGGTTTATGAGGAATCTGGTTTAACGAGACACCAACATCGGAGAGGAAGATCTTTGCTTGGATTGTCATCATCATCTTTGCTGGACAAAGATGTCCAGCAGCCCATCAGGATATATCTAAATTATGATGCTGTTGGACACTCTCCTGATAGAGATTGCCGAAATGTCGGAGACATTGTGAAGGTGTGCTTATAGTAATGTTATAAACTGTACACTTAAAGCATCACACTGTTTTTATATGGTAACATCAGATGGTCATGTCTCAGCTTGGTGAGCCTGCTGCAACATCAGTTCCTGGCACCCCTGTGTGCAATGCTCACGGAGATCCACCAGTTTTTGGGGACTGCTGGTATAACTGTACCCTGGAAGACATAACAGGGGAGGATAAAAAACAACGTCTTCGCAAGGTATCATTTCTACCCTTCCGCTGCTTCTGGCTATATTGTTGTTATTGTCATGAGATTGTTCACTGTTTGTACTTGTGTATCATCTGTTGACTTCCATATATATGGAAACATTTAAGTGGTTAATGTTGAAAGTGGAAGCTGTGTATATTGAAATGTGCATGGTGCTCCTCATCCAAGCCTCTAAAATTGTTTGAGAAAACAGACCTGTGTTCTACTACAGTTTTAAAAATGTTGTGTTggaataaaaatatatactttatggAAATGCTTCATCTCCCGCAAACCTCCCTGAAATGGCTGCAACAAATGGTTTTCTGCGAACAATCAAGAGCAAAATTGCCACTTCGCCTCAAATTAACTATTGTGCCAAAAACTAGGTTTACCTTCTTTTTGGGAGGTTCCAGGTCATGCGATATGTATTTAGCTCTTACCTGGGAGGCTGGAATGACTCTCAATTTAAGGTTTAACACCTCAAAATGGTGCTGATCAGGCATTAGGGCAAACAGCCGAGTGGTTCAAAAGAGCTTTAGCTGTTGAACCTGTCAAGGGGAACTTGCGGTTAAGTGGATATTCTGCATGTGGTCAAGATGGTGGGGTGCAGCTTCCTCATGAGTATGTTGAAGGTACTTCTGCTACATGTACTTTTTGCTGGTTTAGTTTCTGTTAAAATGCTTGGCGTCTAGTTCCTTTTCTGCAAGTTTGACATTAAGAAAGAAGATTTTCTATTATGCAGATGGTGTTGCTGATGCTGACCTTGTTCTCTTAGTAACCACCAGACCTACAACTGGTAACACTCTTGCATGGGCAGTCGCATGCGAGCGTGATCAATGGGGTCGTGCAATTGCAGGTGTTTTATGAGTCAGAATATGCTCCACATAGATTTGGTTGCTATTAGTACCATCTATTACATTATCCtctttgaaataattatgatcttGCATTATTTATAGGGCATGTGAATGTTGCTCCTCGTCATTTGACAGCAGAAGCTGAAAGTTTACTTTCAGCTACTCTGATTCATGAGGTTGGTAatctacacatatatacatacatacatgtgtgtgtgtggatTAATCCATGTAGTGAGATGTTGGCACTCACTACTCGTCTGGTGGCAATTTTTTCGTTGCAGGTCATGCATGTTTTAGGTTTTGATCCTCATGCGTTTGCACATTTTCGtgatgaaagaaaaagaaggcgtAGTCAGGTAGTTGCCTTGTAGCTCGTGGTTTTCTTTCCTGAATTCTGTATTTGTTTTAACTAAACTGGATGAGAATGAGGGCCACATATCATGACTGTCAACTTTTTATCAATGTGCACCGTTCAGGTCACTGTGCAGGCTATGGATGAAAAGCTCGGACGGATGGTTACTCGTGTGGTTCTTCCCCATGTTGTCATGTACTCTAGGCATCATTATGGAGTAAGTTGTTGAAATTGCAACAAAACATGAAAACTTATTGTGAATCCATGGGTTAACACACACACAGTTGTTTCCTGGAAACTGGGAAGCATTTCTGCTGTCATGTGAACTCGATGATTGTGCTTTTGTGCCAGGCATATTCTGAAAACTTTACTGGCTTAGAGTTGGAAGATGGAGGAGGGCGGGGAACTTCAGGTAGTTACTTTTATGCAAGAAATGCAGGACTAGTGAATTTACCATATAATAGTGGTTCCATTTGATACATCATTGTCATTAATTAATATTGTGTGCTTTGTGGGAAGGTTCACATTGGGAGAAGAGACTTTTAATGAATGAGATCATGACTGGGTCTGTCGATACAAGATCAGTCGTTTCAAAGATGACTTTGGCTTTATTAGAGGATAGCGGATGGTACCAGGCTAACTATAGCATGGCAGACCGCCTTGATTGGGGTCGAAATCAGGGGACAGAATTTGTTACCTCGCCTTGCAATCTTTGGAAGGGGGCATACCATTGCAACACTACCCAATTGTCAGGCTGTACATATAACAGGGAGGCAGAAGGGTACTGTCCTATTGTCAGCTATAGTGGGGACCTGCCGCAATGGGCTCGATATTTTCCCCAGGCCAACAAAGGTGGCTTCTCTTTCTATTTGTGACCTTTCTTTAAAACATTGAACATCAAAATATATGCTTTatttgttgatgacattatattttgaTATGATTGCATGGCTCCGGTTACTTTCATTTACATTAATCCAGTGATATAGATTTTCTTTCGCCAATCTttgttttaaatttaatatttcttGGTCTGCTATATTTGatgataatatttaatttaaatgtaTGAAGTCTGATATCTTTCTTTTGCATGGTTATAATTGATACAGATTTAAATTGACAAGGCCAATGAATTTTGATTTAAACTTATGTTGGAAGCAGTACTTATGTCTTGGAGAAGGAAATTTTAACTTGTTCCTGGACTATTTATGTTTAACCAGGTTATTTTTATCATTCCTCAATGGAACTTATTGATTTTCTGCCCTTAGAAAATATAGCAAGGTAGCAGCTGTTTTTGCTTATCAAATTATCTCTCCTAATAATGGAATAGACTTACTAGTTATACTTGTAATTTGAAGTCTGGATAATATTTTAGTGATCTTGATCAATCAGTTTACTCAGCAGTCAAAAGACAATGTCAAACAACTGGGCACCATGACTACTGGCTTCCCAAAGAACTATTCCGGGGAAAATGTTATAAAAAGAgtgctctttctttctttttttttttttgtccaaatTGTAGGTGTAGCTTGCTGCTTAGTTATTGCGACATGCTTTGAACTCCATGTGCAAAGAATGTGGTTTGG
This genomic window from Elaeis guineensis isolate ETL-2024a chromosome 13, EG11, whole genome shotgun sequence contains:
- the LOC105055836 gene encoding uncharacterized protein encodes the protein MEVKPSRPCGVWSGAAFPVLARCLMVAIEIVLLLTWVGGTYANSEDNKPLHWHGPEVGDKDVYLTHSCIHDQILHERRRPGRKEYSVTPQVYEESGLTRHQHRRGRSLLGLSSSSLLDKDVQQPIRIYLNYDAVGHSPDRDCRNVGDIVKLGEPAATSVPGTPVCNAHGDPPVFGDCWYNCTLEDITGEDKKQRLRKALGQTAEWFKRALAVEPVKGNLRLSGYSACGQDGGVQLPHEYVEDGVADADLVLLVTTRPTTGNTLAWAVACERDQWGRAIAGHVNVAPRHLTAEAESLLSATLIHEVMHVLGFDPHAFAHFRDERKRRRSQVTVQAMDEKLGRMVTRVVLPHVVMYSRHHYGAYSENFTGLELEDGGGRGTSGSHWEKRLLMNEIMTGSVDTRSVVSKMTLALLEDSGWYQANYSMADRLDWGRNQGTEFVTSPCNLWKGAYHCNTTQLSGCTYNREAEGYCPIVSYSGDLPQWARYFPQANKGGQSSLADYCTYFVAYSDGSCTDVNSARAPDRMLGEVRGSNSRCMASSLVRTGFVRGSMTQGNGCYQHRCTNNTLEVAVDGIWKACPEAGGPIQFPGFNGELICPAYHELCSTVPVSMNGQCPSSCSFNGDCVDGKCHCFLGFHGHDCSKRSCPSNCNGHGMCLSNGICECEGGRTGIDCSTAICDEQCSLHGGVCDDGVCEFRCSDYAGYTCQNSSTLLPSLSICGDVLAGDAVGQHCAPSEPSILQQLEAAVVMPNYNRLMPGARWSLSGLFSKSSYCEAAAKQLACWISIQQCDKDGDNRLRVCHSACASYNRACGASLDCSDQTLFSSEEEVKGQCTGYGDKMLGHEGPSKEPLGWLRGLRISTRSSWGSSRS